ACTCACTAACTACCGTGCTGTAGCTGACTGACTTCGATACTTCTGTCGAAGCTGATTCACTTACTACCGTGCTGTAGCTGGCCGAGGTTGAACTATTCTGCTCTACTGCTGTCGAGCCTGACTCACTAACTACTGTACTGTAGCTGACTGACTTCGATACTTCTGTCGAAGCTGATTCACTGACTACCGTGCTGTAGCTTTCCGATGTTGAACTATTCTGCTCTACTGCTGTCGAGCCTGACTCACTAACCACTGTACTGTAGCTGACCGACTTCGATACTTCTGTCGAAGCTGATTCACTAACTACCGTACTGTAACTAACTGATGTTGAGTCATTATGCGAAGTTTCCGTTGAAACCGAGTCGGAGACTACTGTACTGTAGCTTTCCGAAGTAGAACTATTCTGCTCTACTGCTGTCGAGCCTGACTCACTAACCACTGTACTGTAGCTGACTGACTTCGATACTTCCGTTGAAGCTGATTCACTAACTACCGTGCTGTAGCTTTCCGAAGTAGAACTATTCTGTTCTACTGCTGTCGATCCTGACTCACTAACCACTGTACTGTAGCTGACTGACTTCGATACTTCCGTCGAAGCTGATTCACTGACTACCGTGCTGTAACTTACTGAGGTTGAGTCATTATGCGAAGTTTCCGTTGAAACCGAGTCGGAGACTACTGTACTGTAGCTTTCCGAAGTAGAACTATTCTGCTCTACTGCTGTCGAGCCTGACTCACTAACCACTGTACTGTAGCTGACTGACTTCGATACTTCTGTCGAAGCTGATTCACTAATTACCGTACTGTAGCTTTCCGAAGTAGAACTATTTTGCTCTACTGCTGTCGAGCCTGATTCACTAACCACTGTACTGTAGCTAACTGACTTCGATACTTCCGTTGAAGCTGATTCACTGACTACCGTGCTGTAGCTTTCCGAGGTTGAACTATTCTGCTCTACTGCTGTCGAGCCTGACTCACTAACTACTGTGCTGTAACTGACTGACTTCGATACTTCCGTTGAAGCTGATTCACTGACTACCGTGCTGTAGCTTTCCGAAGTAGAGCTATTCTGCTCTACTGCTGTCGATCCTGACTCACTAACTACCGTACTGTAGCTAACTGACTTCGATACTTCTGTCGAAGCCGATTCACTGACTACCGTGCTGTAGCTGGCCGAGGTTGAACTATTCTGCTCTACTGCTGTCGATCCTGACTCACTAACCACTGTACTGTAACTAACTGACTTCGATACTTCTGTCGAAGCTGATTCACTAACTACCGTACTGTAGCTGACTGAGGTTGAGTCATTAAGCGAAGTTTCCGTTGAAACCGAGTCGGAGACTACTGTACTGTAGCTTTCCGAGGTTGAACTATTCTGCTCTACTGCTGTTGATCCTGACTCACTAACCACTGTACTGTAGCTGACTGACTTCGATACTTCTGTCGAAGCTGATTCACTAATTACCGTACTATAGCTGGCTGAGGTTGAACTATTCTGCTCTACTGCTGTCGAGCCTGATTCACTAACCACTGTACTGTAGCTGACTGACTTCGATACTTCCGTTGAAGCTGACTCACTAACTACCGTGCTGTAGCTGGCCGAGGTTGAACTATTCTGTTCTACTGCTGTCGAGCCTGACTCACTAACTACTGTACTGTAACTTACTGACTTCGATACTTCTGTTGAAGCCGATTCGCTAACTTCTGTACTAAAGCTCGTCGACTTCGAAGCATTCGACTGATCGACCTGCGATTGCGACATCAATGAGTTATCCTTGATCAAGCTGACAATTGCCGACTTAACCTGCTCATAGGATGCACTACTGCGCTGCGAATCAACTTGTGCCCAACTCTTAGAAGCTGCCAGCGAATTCGATGTCGAAGCACTCAGGCGGTTAGAGCCTTGATCTTCAGCAAACGATTGACTAGCACTCAGTCTGGCACTCTCTGAAAAACTATCCTCTTCAGCTGCAGCCTGTGAACTAGCCTGTTGGCTGTCCTTAACTGGCTTAAGGGTTGACTCAAGCGCCGATTGTGAATCATTCATGCTATCAGACAGCGAATCTTTATTAGCACTATCAGCCGCATCCAGATAACTATTATTGGCACTCGACGCATCGGCATGCATATCAGAGTTACTGTTACTCAGTTCGTTATATTGCGATGAAGCCGATTGATATTCGTTACTAGTAATAAATGATGCCGAAAGACTGGCACCAGACAGACTAAGTAAAAGCGAATCCTTGAGCGAATTACTCGTTGATAGCGACTCACTAATACTCGACATATCTGCCTCAACACTCGCCAAGGCTGCGGATACAGCACTAGCTGATTGTGCAGCATCGTCCTCTGCTTGCTTGCTAGAGGAATCTAGCCAATCCTGCAACATGCTGGAAGCCGCACTACTCTTGCTAGCATCATTAGAAGCTGCAAGAACTGCGGAAGCAGAAGCATTAGAAACTTTATCTTCGAATTCACTTAAGCTACTATTAGCCGAAACAATTTCACTTGTGCTGGCTGATTGTGATTCCTGACTCTTCAGGCTCTGACTATCGTGCAGACTCACCTGTGTAGAAACCGAAGTACTCTGATCCACATCGCTATAACTAGCAGCAACTGCTTCACTAACGGCATTGCTGACCGAGTTACTATGTGACTCATTCTGTGCTACATTTGTGGAGTGTTGACTATTAAGATGTGAATTACCAGAGAGACTGGTAGAAGCAGAAGTACTAGCACTCTTTGAACCTTCGTTAGATACACTCTTACTATTAACAGCAATTAAAGCATCAGAATTAGAACGCGAATCACTATCATTATCTGCAATCGTTTGACTTAAGCTCGAGCCGATTGTATTAGCTTGTCCATTATGCATCGAGTTAAGCAATTGACTAAAAAATAAACTTTGACTGGTTGCTGCATTAATATTAGACACACTAGCAGCCCACTCAGCTAAACTGGTGGAATCAGACAAGTACTTACTGGAATCGTGATTATTAGCCAAGCTGGCAGCTAACGAATTAGAAACATTCTCATTGAGCTTTGAATCATTCGCGCTAGCGTTAGTAAAGTCACTCGCTAGTGAATTACCAGTTGAAACATAATTAACCTTAGAATCTGACTTAGCTTTTAAACTTTGCTTAGAAGTCGCTGAAACTTCTGACTTAACCTGTGGCTTAGTCTTAGAAGCAGATTCATCTGTCCATTGATTATCATCAGCTAGCGACATCAAAGCTGCTTTAACTGACTGTCCACTAGCATTCAAGGTTTTCTTCTGACTTAGACCAGCTGCCGTTGCAGCTGACACACTTCCCGGCTTACTAGTAGTCTGCGAGGTCGTTAGTGACTTAGCAGTCTCAGAAGCTGGAATTGCGGCTGACTCAGCATTAACTAATAAATGCTTGTTTTGGGTTAATTTAACTTTGGGAACATTAGTTGCTGCCCGCGCGGTTTGCGGCGCGCTAAGCAAGCCGCCTAATAGCCCTCCTATTCCGGCAGTCCCAGCTGCCATAAGATTACGTCTGAACGCCTTGGCTTTTTCGTTTTGTTCTTCCTTTTGCCCAGTTTGCGTTTCAGTTCCACTATTTGAACTCTTCATTTGCTTTCACCTGTAATTATGTCACTGTCGTGTTGATCGTCATTAAATGCAAAAAGAGCAGACCCAACCTAAGTTGAATCCCTTCTTCTTGCTAGTTATCTTTAGCCTTGTTCCGGTTCTGCCATTGCCATTATATCGTCAAAAGTCTGAATAATTTCATCAATCATTGATTGTGAAATCTCTCCTGGATTATTATTGATTTGATTAGTAGCATCAGCCAAAGCAGAAAACAGTCTCTGAAGCAAGTTTCCTCTTTGACTAACTGTTAAATTAGGGTAAGCAGTACTCAGCTTCATGTAATCTTTTTGCCACTCTACATTGATAGTTTGAATAGCAGCTGGTTTAGTGGTGGTCATTTCAGGAACATCAACTGGACTATAAGCTGCAATTGCCTTAATGCCAGCGTCATAAGCTCGCTTTACACCTTTAATATCTTTTGCAACAGTAATTTCATTTTGCGAAGTAGCTACCATAAAACTCAAATCTGCTTGATGACTAGCTTTATCTTTATCACTACTATGATCGTTGTCTAACCAATTAGTTGCCTTAGCTTGCAATTGATTCTCAAAATACATCCGATAGGCATTTAACAGTTGCTTTTCATAGCTATTACGATCTTGATTGATATAACTATTATCATCTTTACTATCAAGTTGACCGCGGTCATAATCTGTATCAATTATCGCTTTACCATCTACTAACAATTGGTTGACTTGTGTGCGTGTTGCTTCGTCAAGCTCACTATCTGGGACAGTCTGTTTGCAAATATTGGCATAAGCTTGTAGTTCTGCCTTAGCACCCTCGTGGTTGAACTTATCAATCGCTTGAGACTTAGCGGCGTTCATAGCATCAATCAAGGTAGCACCATCAATCGTGGCATTGGCAGCTTCTGCTACGGCATCAATGCGATCCAGATATTCTGTTTGGTCAGCTACCGTTAAGCCTGATGCTCTTACCCGCCTCTTAGCACCTTCAAGTGCTGTCTGCAGCTTCTGCTTAAGTTTCTGCTTAGTACTATCTAAGTTATTAGCATCATCAACTGCGGATTGGATGTCACCAAGTCCATTATTATAGATTTGCTTAATTGCATCTTGCTGATCTTGTGCATTATCCTTATCAGTATCTTGGTAATTTACCGTATTAATACTGTCTTTAGCATCTGATAGCGTATCATTTACTACGGTATGAGCTTTATTCTTATCATCAGGACTTAGATTTGCATTGTTATCGATTGTAGTATTGGCGGTGTCTGCAGCAGTGCCCAATAATTCCTTGGCTTTCGTTGCTTCGGTATCAATAATAGTGTCTAAGCCATTGGTAAGTGCTGTATCAATTCCGCTAGTGTTAGTTGCTGAGCCGATATCGTTAAGCGCAGCAGTTTCAGCATCATCAATCGTCTTGGCAGCATCACTGCCTTTATCTAGACTTAAGTCTCCGCGAGCCTTATCAGCGGCTGCCGTGATAATATCCTTGGCATTCTGTTTGCGCTCTGCAATTACATTAGGATCATTGTCAAGGATCGGCTCAATTACACTGTGATCATTATTAGTTAAGGCTGTATCCAAGGCTGCAAGGGCCGCAAGAGCATCGTTCTTGTCCTTTTCAACAGTAGCTGAGGTTGTATCGCCATCAATCTTGTTGTTGGCAGTAGTAACAATGTCCTTAATGTGATCCTTGATTGCTTGTTTTTCCGTTTCCGTGTACGGTGTGCCATCTTCATGGGTAGCGTTAGCTAGCGCTTGATCAACGTGTTCTGTGACTTCGTCACCCTTGTTGGTAACTTGATCTTTAGCTTGCCCCTTATCAAAGGCTAACTTAATGGTATCTTGCTTGCCTGTGACGTTGTCCTCTGTGGCATCTGCTGTATCAACAGCAATAATCTCGTCCCTAGCCTTTTGACCAGCCTCAGTGGTACTTAATAAACCGACTGCGGTGTCTTTTTCAGCAGCAACAACTTCGCCTAAGCCAGTATTCTTATCAGTTTCGATCAGATTATTTTTGGTTTCCTGATCAATTCTGTCTAGTGCAGCCTCTTCAGCAGCATCAATTTGCATTGAATTATTATTGCCGGTTACACCTAAGTCCTCGCGGGCCCTGTCAGCTGCATTACTGATGGCAGTCTTAGCTGCCTGTTTATCCGCACGTTCTTTTTGTACATTTGCATCATTGTCAAGGATTGGGTTGATTACTGTTTCACTACCTTGATCACAAGCATTCTTAATCTTATTGATTGCGGCAATGGCATCAGCTTTAGCTTTATTTACACTACCTGCTTCATTAGCAGCAGTGCCAACAATAGTAGCATTATCAATTGTGCCAGAGGTTGATCCAGCTCCATTAGCCTTATCGATTTCCTTTTTAATGGCATCTTTAATGGCTTGTTTTTCAACGTCAGTGTAAGGTAAGCCGTTTTTATGATTGGTTAGCTTGTCAACAGAAGTATTAGCTGCGTCACCTGCTGCAATCACGTCTTTTTTAGCTTGGGTCTTAGCAGCATCTAAGTCTAATAGATTAATTGCAGTATTATAAAGATCCCGAATCTTATTTTGTTTCTCTGTAATGGTATCTTTATTAGCGCCAACACTACTTACCTCGCTGTTAATTCTATTCTTGAGGTTCAATACTTCGGCTTTAACAGCAGCACTCGTATCGGGTTTAGTCTTGTTAGTAAGCTGATCCTTAGCAGCTTGCTTTTCTTTCAAGACTAACTGTTGCAAGCCCTTATTAAGTGCCGTTTCAATCGCTGCATCATCAGCTGCATTGTCAATTGCAGCCAGTGCGTTTTCTTTAGCACTAGCAACCTCATTTTTATTACTATCTCCACCGATATCAGTGAGGGCTTTGTCAGCAGCTTTTTCAATTGTTTGTTTGGCAGCAGCTCGGTTAATCATCGTTTGACCGGCTTTTTCTGCAGCACCGATCGCTTCTTTACCAGATGCATTGTCAATTGCAGCGTTAGCAGCGGCAATAGTGTCAGCTAAGTCAGCATTATCCTTGTAGTGGTTAGTAATCGTGAAACCATCTAAGAGAGACTTATTACTACTATGGAACATCTGATCAATCGTCTTGTTAGTGCGATTATTCAATTCTGTGATAGCATCATCGCCGTTAGTGCCATCAATACCATAAATTGAAGTAGCAGGATCATAATTGGGAGCTCCTGAATGAGCAGTAGCTACATTATAGGCATTGTTAATTGCTGATATGTAGCTGGCTTGGTCAGCATCTGATAATTTTGAACCATGAACCATACTGATGGCTGCAACATAAGCATCGTGCAGTAAGCCCTCAGCATCTTTTTGCGCATCACCAAAATTCTTCTTCTGCAAGTCAACCAGTACCGGTCGCTTATCAGGATCATCAGCAGGTAAATTCAAAGTTGCTGGATCGTAATCAACGAAGTTCGCATGTGGGGTTAACTCAACTTTTGCACCTGGGTTAAGTTGGTTTACTTTTTCTTTTGGAATATTGAATGTAAACCGACCATTGCCATCAGCCTGAGCCGTAAATGTTGTTGGCAACTTATCAGGAGTAGTATCGGGGATCCAATTTGAACCTGAAGGTACCACAGCATTAGTATCTCCATAAGGATTAGGAACACCAGCATCAATTAATGTTTGCCCATCAAGACTAGAACCATCACTAACAAACTTAGCAGTAACATAGGCATCAGTACCACCAGGCAAGATTTTACTGAACAATCTATCACTAGCTGGTCCATCTTTTAGTTGGTCATAGTTATCTATTTGACCAGTGACCGTTCTAGAACCATCTGCATTAACCGTAACTTTAGTATTGCTGATATCCAAGAAGCCCTCTGGGTTAGCTGGGATAAAGTGAACATTGTTATATCCCGGATTATTCGGATTAGAGAAGGCATTTTGAATAATTGTCGGGAAGATAACATTAAACTTAGTTTCAGCATCAACCATTCCCTGAAGTGTTGGCAGCAACTGACTGACATCAGGTTGTCCCTGAGCATCATTTAAGTTAAAGGCAGCTGCTAGAATAGCTGGTAATTGTTGATACTCTGGCTTTTTAAAGTCAGTTTCCATAGTATCCAGCATTCCTTGATTCAGCGTTTTGTTACCATTCAAGAGTTCAATCTTTTGAACACCAATTGTCTGTTTTCCACCAATTGTTGTCTTCTTAACGTTCAGGAAGTGGAATGGTGGCAGTGTAATCTCTGTGTCACCAAACTCAAACTTTTGCCGCACGTTGGTAATATCGATTTCATTAGTACCAATGATACTGGTTTTGTCATTGGTATTATTATGTGCATCTAGGATTAGGCTCTGTGGGTTGTTAACTGTTAATACGGCACTACTAGTAACATCAACTAGTGTTACCGCACCAGTACCGTCGTTGACAGTCAGATTCAAGCTACCTCCATCAAGGTTCGCATTCTTACCAATCAGCAGCAGAGTTCCACCATAATTACCCATATTGTTACCAATAACATTGAATTCAGAGTTACGTCCTACAAAGAGATTACCACCATCGTAAATTAAGTTATTAGCTGGTGAATCTTTTCTGCTAGAATCTGAAATATTACCATTAGTGTTTACATTAACAATACCACCATTCGTTACACGAAAATCAGCAGAGGGATCATCCAATACAATAGCTTTAGTACGATGATTATCAAGAGCAGCCTTAGCATTATAATCATTCGTTACATAGTTACCATCAGTGTCAAAGTGTCCACCAGTATTTATGTTAAGCGTTCCCTGAACATTCACCTTCGCACTCTTATAGATAATTAAGCCATGACCAATATCAGTATTTTGAGCACCGAATGCAGTACCAGGCTCTTGAGGATCACTTCTTGGATTCAATGTAACGTTGGCTCCAGGCTTAACGATAACCTGATTAGGATTAGCATCAGTTCCACTATACATCTCAATCACATTACCAATATAAGTCGAACCTGTGAAGTCACAGCCTTTTTCGAAGATTAACTGACCTCCCTGATTGTTAAATTCAAATAATTGTTGTTTACCAGTGTCTTGAGTATCTGCGGCCTCGATATTTCCAGTTTTTGTGTTCAATGCTTGATAGTTTAAAACCGTTTTAGCATTATTTTTACCATAAAAATGAACCGCCGTATTTTTACCAACATACAACATTTGTGAGCCAGTATAATTAACGTTATAGAACGAAATACTTGATGAATCGAGATAATTTGAATTAGCAACACCAAACCAAGTACGACCATATAAATCTAAGTTTTGGTAAGTTATATCCATTGGGGTATGTTTATACTTATCCATATACTGTCCAAGTTCTCGACTTTGAAAATCAATCTTTTTCCGATTGCTATTTGGATCATTAGGGTCTGAGTCCTTAGCTTTAATCAATAACTTGCGTGGCTTATAATGCAGCCTAATCATACCACTAGCTGTTCCCCACGGAAATACAATGTCATTTGCTACAACAATAGTACTGATATCATCATTCCACAATGCATCAATCAAATCCTGATAGTCAGATACTTCAACTTCACTATCAGTAGTTTGAGAAATATAACTGTCTAATCTAACTTTATCATTGCTACTAGCAGCATCAGGAGTCTGGTCTACTACTTTTTTGACATTTACATTAGTATTCTCATCTTCTTTAGTAACTAACTCTCCGTTAGCTATATCCGCATCAGTTTCATTCGGCTTTTGCTCTGGCTTAGTTGTTGCCGGTTGATTCTCAGCGCTTCCATCAGCGGCAGAATTTGCTGGGCTTTCTGGCTGATTACTTGGCGCATTATTTGGTTTTGTATCAGGCTGCGGCTCTGCGGTTTGATCAGAGTTAGCTGATTGGTCTGGCTTGGCAGCAGACTGGTTGTCGTCATTAGCCACCTGTTCATCGCCGCCGCGCAGGAATTTAGCTAATCCTTTATATGTAGATAGGTCAGGCTTAGCTGTGTCCTTTTTTGGCGTGGCTTCCTGCTCTGGTGCTTGACCTTGGTCAGCTTTGCTAACAGTTGCACTATTTTGTGCAGTTGGCTCCACCGTATCAGCTTTGATAGTTTGTGAATTCACGCCCAAGAAAGTGAATCCAAGAAGTACAGAAGCTGCACCTATACTTAATTTACGAATAGAGAAGCGTTCTTGTTTGGACTGCATCTCCATCTTGCGTAACCTTTCACTAAAATTGTTTTTTCCTAGCATATTTTTCTCCCCAAAATAATGTTTACTAACAGTATTTTAAGACCTATACGCACAAATGTAAATATAAATTAAGAAATTAATTCCCCTTATTTTAATAACTATTACATGAAATAGTATGATTTGTTTCACAATAAAATAACCATAATTATAAAATTATAGCTTATATTTAAGCGTTATGGCATTATAAATAACAATAACATTTTGGATAAATTTAATAATTAAATAATTAATTCTATTTTTTACTAATTATAAATTTTTTTGAAAAAATATATTCTTCTCAAAATAAAGATATACAATAACTGCAAAACTTCCGGATAAGCTAGACCAATTATCGCTATATACTACAGTAGTTTTTTCCTTATCCAATGCTTATTGTCATTGGATAATACCTTAAAGGTTGAACTATAAAAAAGTTTAGTATGCCTGAATCTTTTCGATAAGTTTTGCACATAACAGCACTTTAGCTTGGCAAAACAAAAAAGCCCCGAAATAAATCGGAGCTTTTTATACTTATCCATCGGATAACTAGGCAACGTTAATCCTGATTAAGTGGATTAGGGTTGAGCCGTCCTTAAAGGTCAACTGAATAGCGGCGGTCGTATCGCCAGGCACGCTGGTGTCAGGAGCAGTTGCCCAGTTAATCTTGGCAATTGTCTCGGTATTAGCTAGGAAGCTGCTTGGATCGGCGAATGCTGCTGGTTCTGTCGTGGAATTCAGTGGCACACTGACTGTCTGCGTTTGCTGGAATTGCCATTGCAGACTCTGCGGCTTAACGATGACTGGCACGGCAACAGCTTGAGCAGTTCCGTCTTGATAATGCACGATCAGATAGGCCAACTGACTGCCAGCTCCAGCAAGTTCGAGATCGCTAGTGCCTTGCGCATTGCCTGACCAAGTATAGCCAGTAATATTTTGTTGATCTTCTGCAATTAAGTCAAGATAAGCAGCTGCAGTCGGATCGTTCTGCGTGTGGTCAATCGTTGTTTGGCTTAAATCAAAGGTCTTTTGCTGGTCAACTTGGGCATTAAGTGCCGTTACTTGTAAGTTAACTGTCATGGTTTGCGCTGATTCATCCTTAAATTTAATTACTAGCTCGGCTTGTTGCTCTCCGCGATTTGCTAGGGCTTGGCTATTGCTTTACGTGATGACTTGCACATTATGGGTAAATGCTTTATCTGTAGCTGTTATATTAACAATCTTTAGCTTATAAAAAGAATGGAAATATTTTTTATTTTTATGGTGCTAACAACTTTTTACCAAAAATAGTAAATTCGCCTGTTTCTTTGCTATAATGATTAGCGAATACAACCAAGAGTTTTGAGGGCGTGGTCGTTTTTCTGTAAAGGAAGTGATGCTTATGACATTATTCTTAAGGAAAGGAGACCGTCTGCTATTTAATGTCCGACAAAGTTTATCAACTTTTGAAGGCATTGCATGGTCAAGCCGATGCTTGGGTAAAACTTGCCTGGCAAATGAATCCAAACGATCCATTTGTTGCTGCTTTATCCTTGCTCGACACCTGTCTAGCAATTTGGCTGACTTTACATCAGCCAAAAAAATAGCCGTCCTACTTATAACTTTGGCGAGTTATAGGACGACTATTTAGTTAACCTATCATCTGACCACCGCTCTTAAAGCGGCAGTTGTTTTCCGAAAGAGCCATGTTAGCGCATGGCTTTTTTCGTTACCATTATTCTACCACAATTTATTTGTTTTGCACTTTTTTCTGGTTTTCTTTGCTATAATTAAACAAAAGATGAATAAAGCTAAAGGGCGGTGGCTGTTTTATTCCAAGGAGATGATTGCCTATGGAAACATGGAGTAAATTCTTGAAAGGATTAGCAGCCTATGAGTGTGGCAGAGGCTTTAACGCTGATGTTCACATTCGGTATGTTTATTTTGGCGCTGTTATCGTATATCGATCAGCACCACCGAAAATAATTGTACTTAAAAAGCCGTCCGATACTTTAGCAGGTTGCAAGACGACTTTTTAGTCAAAATGTAAGTTGCCACCGCCTTTTACACGGGACATCTTTTTAGAGGTAAGCTCCAACTTACCTCTTTTTTCTTTATACTTGTATTTTAACACATTATATTTATTTTGCATTTTTTCTGCTTTTCTTTGTTATAATAATTGACGAATACAACCAAGAGTTTTGAGGGCGTTGGTCGTTTTTTCTATAAAGGAAGTGGTGTCTAT
This DNA window, taken from Lactobacillus sp. ESL0684, encodes the following:
- a CDS encoding accessory Sec-dependent LPXTG-anchored adhesin, whose amino-acid sequence is MKSSNSGTETQTGQKEEQNEKAKAFRRNLMAAGTAGIGGLLGGLLSAPQTARAATNVPKVKLTQNKHLLVNAESAAIPASETAKSLTTSQTTSKPGSVSAATAAGLSQKKTLNASGQSVKAALMSLADDNQWTDESASKTKPQVKSEVSATSKQSLKAKSDSKVNYVSTGNSLASDFTNASANDSKLNENVSNSLAASLANNHDSSKYLSDSTSLAEWAASVSNINAATSQSLFFSQLLNSMHNGQANTIGSSLSQTIADNDSDSRSNSDALIAVNSKSVSNEGSKSASTSASTSLSGNSHLNSQHSTNVAQNESHSNSVSNAVSEAVAASYSDVDQSTSVSTQVSLHDSQSLKSQESQSASTSEIVSANSSLSEFEDKVSNASASAVLAASNDASKSSAASSMLQDWLDSSSKQAEDDAAQSASAVSAALASVEADMSSISESLSTSNSLKDSLLLSLSGASLSASFITSNEYQSASSQYNELSNSNSDMHADASSANNSYLDAADSANKDSLSDSMNDSQSALESTLKPVKDSQQASSQAAAEEDSFSESARLSASQSFAEDQGSNRLSASTSNSLAASKSWAQVDSQRSSASYEQVKSAIVSLIKDNSLMSQSQVDQSNASKSTSFSTEVSESASTEVSKSVSYSTVVSESGSTAVEQNSSTSASYSTVVSESASTEVSKSVSYSTVVSESGSTAVEQNSSTSASYSTVISESASTEVSKSVSYSTVVSESGSTAVEQNSSTSESYSTVVSDSVSTETSLNDSTSVSYSTVVSESASTEVSKSVSYSTVVSESGSTAVEQNSSTSASYSTVVSESASTEVSKSVSYSTVVSESGSTAVEQNSSTSESYSTVVSESASTEVSKSVSYSTVVSESGSTAVEQNSSTSESYSTVVSESASTEVSKSVSYSTVVSESGSTAVEQNSSTSESYSTVISESASTEVSKSVSYSTVVSESGSTAVEQNSSTSESYSTVVSDSVSTETSHNDSTSVSYSTVVSESASTEVSKSVSYSTVVSESGSTAVEQNSSTSESYSTVVSESASTEVSKSVSYSTVVSESGSTAVEQNSSTSESYSTVVSDSVSTETSHNDSTSVSYSTVVSESASTEVSKSVSYSTVVSESGSTAVEQNSSTSESYSTVVSESASTEVSKSVSYSTVVSESGSTAVEQNSSTSASYSTVVSESASTEVSKSVSYSTVVSESASTEVSKSVSYSTVVSESGSTAVEQNSSTSESYSTVVSDSVSTETSHNDSTSVSYSTVVSESASTEVSKSVSYSTVVSESGSTAVEQNSSTSASYSTVVSESASTEVSKSVSYSTVVSESGSTAVEQNSSTSASYSTVVSESASTEVSKSVSYSTVVSESGSTAVEQNSSTSASYSTVVSESASTEVSKSVSYSTVVSESASTEVEQNSSTSESYSTVVSDSVSTETSHNDSTSVSYSTVVSESASTEVSKSVSYSTVVSESGSTAVEQNSSTSASYSTVISESASTEVSKSVSYSTVVSESGSTAVEQNSSTSASYSTVVSESASTEVSKSVSYSTVVSESGSTAVEQNSSTSESYSTVISDSVSTETSHNDSTSVSYSTVVSESASTEVSKSVSYSTVVSESGSTAVEQNSSTSESYSTVISDSVSTETSHNESTSKSYSTVVSESASTEVSKSVSYSTVVSESGSTAVEQNSSTSASYSTVVSESASTEVSKSVSYSTVVSESASTEASQNSRASASYSTLVSESASTEVSKSVNYSTVVSESGSTAVEQNSSTSASYSTVISESASTEVSKSVSYSTVISDSASTETSHNESTSKSYSTVVSESGSTEVSKSVSYSTVVSESGSTAVEQNSSTSASYSTVISESASTEVSKSVSYSTVVSESASTAVEQNSSTSESYSTVVSESASTEVSKSVSYSTVVSESASTAIEQNSSTSESYSTVVSDSVSTEASQNSRASASYSTLVSDSASTEASQNSRASASYSTLVSESASTEASQNSRASASYSTLVSESASTEVSKSVSYSTVVSESGSTAVEQNSSTSASYSTVISESASTEVSKSVSYSTVVSESGSTAVEQNSSTSASYSTVVSESASTEVSKSVSYSTVVSESGSTAVEQNSSTSESYSTVVSDSVSTETSHNDSTSVSYSTVVSDQLRRKYRSQSATVQWLVSQDRQQ